aaaggtacaaaacaatttaatcagttttttctttttctttataattttattataataaaagtataatttgatAACTTGTCTTATATCTGATATGGTTAATTCTATTTCTAGGTCTTACATTTAACAATGGATGACAAAACAACAATATTCAAACAGGAACAGCCTCAACGTTGGTGGTTTTGGAAACGACAGGTGACATACAGAATTCCAGCTCTTATCTATATCAGTGAAAATAAAACCTACCTTGCCTTCGCTGAAAAACGGAAAACACCACGTGACATTGATGCAGACAAGCTTGTGATGAGAAGAGGATTGTGGGAGGATAAGAAAAAAATTGAGGTACTAGACATGTTTAaccaaaatcataaaatattattccTGACAGTTTTCTTAACTTAACTATTTCATAAATTCTTTACCCAATCTAGCATTCATTAGTTAATAGAAGGCATGAACACTGTCATGATgtcatcattttatttcagtgggATAGTGGTCATGAGCTGCTCACTTCAGCTTGTCTACCAAACCACCGCAGCATGAATCCATGTCCGGTCTATGAGAGAGAATCCAAGACcctctttctgtttttcatttgtgttcCTGATGGGGTTTCTGAAACTagtcaaataaaagcaaaaaagaacCAGACACGACTTTGTTACGTAACCAGTCAGGACACCGGCAAAATCTGGAGTGATATTATAGAACTGAAAGATGTGATCAGTGAAAAGGAGAAAAACTGGGCCACCTTTGCTGTTGGACCAGGACATGGTATTCAAATGAAGGACGGAAGACTGATTATCCCAGCATGTGTGTATTACTTTGTTGAGCCCAATGCGCCCATATCACATGCAGTCACATTTTACAGTGATGATCAAGGACATACTTGGCATGTAGGAAAACTTATGGAAGGTGAGTCTAATGAATGTCAGATGGCTGAGATCATTGATGACAGTGGTCAGAGTTTACTGTACTGCAATGCTCGAAGTACATCTGGCTTCAGAGTTGAAGCTCTAAGCACCAGTAGTGGAGAAGCTTTTGAAAAACCTGTACCTGTTCAAAAGCTTACAGAGACTGATAAGGGTTGCCAAGGTAGTGTGCTGAATATTCCTTCCCCTGCTTTGCTGCTCTATTCTCATCCAACCGataaaaatgagagaaagaatCTCGGAATCTATGTGAATAAATCACCGTTCAATCCAAATCAATGGAACTATAAGAGCACAATCTGTAATGGTCCGAGTGGATACTCGGATCTGGCTGAGTGTGAGAATAGAGAGTACATTGCCTGTCTCATGGAAtgtggacaaaaaaaagaaactgaagagATAGCCTTCAAGTTCTTCAAAATCAGCGATGCTGTGGAATCTCCACAGGTAGATTCTCCATAGCAATGTTCAAGTTTATATTGCAAGAActgtcgtctttttttttttttgctagttcaTTTGTTTACTAATGAAAATTGCtgaatgttaaatattcaaagttataaatgcatttgtttattaattcaaACAGCAAATTATCATAACCAAGCAATATGCTTTCCATATTAGCATGCCAATAATTCTCAAATATTCCTTTTTAAAAACCATATTCAATTCACCTGAGGTATTCAATATGTAGGAAACAGTAAACATACTTTAAGtagtttagctttattttattttattggtaacttcataacattacataCACAATTACATTctctgactgattttttttttctttttaaataaggAAACTGGTATGCACCATGTGCGTCCTGAGACCTTGCGTGTTGTTTCGTTTCATTTCACGTTTTTCaatgcaattgaaaaaaaaaaaaaaagagttgcatGTGAATGGGCTGTTGTTGGAAGTAAGTTGTCCTGGAGTATTTCAGAAATATAACAGGCCGGCCGGTGCATCAGTTTACTGTAGGGGATTTGTCACCATCCAGCATCAGTGATATTAAtgttctctctttgtttttgtccCATCGCGTAGTTCAGATCCGGTGTAGAAATGGTGTTAGGctacaatattaatttttatgatgATAACACAGCAACTCACCATAATTTGATATGAGCTGAAATATCACACTCCTGaacgaccaatcagaatcaagtattccagagagccgtgtaataatatcGTTTTAGCTAACGCTCATTGTCAAAACCCAAAGACAATGTTATTTTTCAATTGTTTACTATTACTTAATGAACTTACAAACATTGTACTCTGACTGCAAATTATTAtgcaaatctgttaaaaaaataataaaggataTGCTTGTATCATTACACAATAGTTTTGTCTATTAATTATCTAATGAACATCAAAATCATCTGTCAATGATTTTATCCACCCAGTCCCATACATGTAGAGATCCATCCGTAGCTGCTGAGAGAAGAGTTTTTGGTCGTGACTGATGCCAAGAATGGGTGGTAACCACAGGCAGGGAACCGCTATATTTTGCTTCATCTGACATTTCATGACCTCGGTGTGAAAAAACTGGCTGTGGGCTCTGTCCCTCTGTACTCCAATTGATTGTGTTGTAGATGTGCACTGTTCCATCAAACCCTTCCAAATTTGAGAAAGCAAAAATTGTCAGGTCATTGGTGAGTAACCAGAGGTCTTTACATTAAGGAATATGAACACTGCATTTTCTATCTAACACATTGTTACAAAACTAAAAGTTTATGTTCCTTATTTGAGACAGGAAAAATGGAAGCATTCTTTACTTACCCGACACAGAAAGACATCTGTTGAGAACAGGAGCCCAAGAAACATTCAGAAAGTCATTCTTTGATGTGTTTTGTTGGACATTTAGTTGGGTTTGACAAAACGGACTCTGCAAATTTCTTAGATCAGACAGCAGCATGTGACCAGAGGACGAGAGTCTTGCTACAGTACAACCGGAAGGTTCTGACTGAGAGCTGTCACTCCTCAACCCAAATGCCCAGTGCAAACCACTCTTACTGTCTTCCAGAGGATAATGACAAGTCGAGGGATCTCTTGTGTCACCCATAAACAGAGTGCCATCGCTCGCACAAATGAGAAACACACAAGCATTCACAAACTGTAAGCCACTCACTGAATCTGAGGactctaataaaacaaaaaaaaataaataaaaaatattaaatgatattaactaataaataaataaaaaataaaaaaaaaatcagtaaattttGATATTACCTACTGTATACAGAACACGTCCTGTTGCTATCTCTGTCAGCTGAACTTCACTTATACAAGAACCATGAAGGACTGCTGGTTCGTCTGTCAATCCAGGTGCTATTTTACAGCCTTTTACTGATGTGCTCTTGAGGTTTATGACTCCAGTCCTTTTTATAACATCTGTATTGAAAAATCAGGTAAGATGCTACATGAAATGTTAAGGATTTGCAAAATGCTCTATGAGTTCAAAAATATGTCagattatttttgaataattatacaaaaataatgattttgaatTTGGAAGATAATTACACATAATTCAACAAATGCACGTAGAGGATTTGTTTACTTTCTCATTGCTAATTCTATTTGTAATGAACTAAACAGACATTAATCCTACCGCTGTCATCGCCTCCAATATCCCAAATCTGCAATGTGGAACTAGAGCTTCCACTAGTCACCACACACCTGTAAAGAACCATATATCAAATAATCACATAATCATGcagatggcaaaataaataaggctctaaattaaaaaaaatgagaactTAATATTTCTCAATATCTTGTTGTTGTTGGAATCATGTCAAATCAAACTCAGCAGTATTTTGCCAGTAAATAGACTAAAATAGATTGTTGCAAATTACAATAGAAAAGGTTTCTTAACTTCTGAACATATTAAGATCTAGTTATTACCTTGTTCCAGAGATATGTATCAAACTCTCAATAGGTTCCTCAGAAAAGCCACCATGCTGTACTTTAAAGTCTCTTTCTGCACAAAGACCCTAAAATTGTGACCAATAAGCAGTTAATTAAATGAACTGCACATTCAAAAAACATAGGCTACTAGTTTCTTCACTCACCTGGTTTTCTCCTGCATATAACTTAAGAGGCAGAAGTAACTCTAAGATTTCACTTTTTGCTCCAGTGTATCCTGCAACACAAATACCTGGAATACAGAATGAAAAACAGCCTTTAGAATTTAATAGATTTTCTACTTTAATGATTCAACTTTTTCAGGAATTCAGAAACGCTTTACTTTTGTCACCCGTCCACTCTATGACTTTTGTCGGATGCTCGAGTTGAAATACATGCAGGTCTTTGTATCTGGAATTAAAAAGATGCAGATTTACTGGCTAATGAAACACgtcttggtgctcaagaaaatgctgtctaggtaggcaacGCAATAAGTGTTAAGACACAATTATTTACAGGCGATCAAATGCAACTCTACTGCTGTCGGACTCACGTGTTTAGAGACTCAATAAACCAGTCATCAGATTCATCAGAGGATATGTCCATGCTGATAACTGTTcacttatttaataaataaatacaaaacctcACTCCTACATAAGCTTATGCATCAGAAGATATTTAAAATCGGTTAATATTTCCGGGACATGTTCTTCTGTACTCCTGATGTGTTTCAAAGGTACAAAGTTCCGTTGTCGCCATCTGGCGGCACAAGGATAATATTTCGAACGTGACGTTTTGGAATCTTATGCTTTACTAATTtatttccaaaacaaaaataaattaataaaataacgttttaacccaactttgggtcatatatggactaacccaacttttgagttaaaaaaaaaataattccaaaatttCACCCAACGGTTGGGTTAATCCATATTTGACACAACCCAACATTTTCAGAATGTAataaggtgcaaaaaaaaaaaaaaaaaaaaaaaaaaaaaaaaaaaaaaaaaaacctttaggtAAGATTTAATGTAAGAGCAGATgcagccatttgtaacttgaatgtgtgaaattcacttccagttattttacttgtacaaaaacagtccattGTGTTGCTTTATAATGCAAACTGGCTTTATAGCATTAACTGGCAGACACACTGGTTTGTTGCGCAAATAGTTTCACTgtactttgtttgttttctgaaacactttagttggacattcatctcacattatttaaatgtaactatttGTTACATAACATTCAGAGAACGTGCAAAAGTAATGTTCCcataatatttgcaaaatgctaaaatgaaatTTGCttgataacatttttaaaacatttaaaaaaactggacgttttgaacattcagaaataacatgaATGTTACATtcttaaacatatttttgttagctgggtgatgaaaattattaacaaatagtAGGTGAGTACAGAAATATCAGAaggatttttattattcttcCAGGGAATTGCAATCGGATAGTCTTTTTATTCTAAATGTTTAGTGACAATATTTATTCTGCCACTAGAACTTGTTAATATATGATGGATCTATAAGGATAAATCCTACAAGTCACTAAAATattatgtacaaactgcattGTATTTTCAGTGCAGGAATtgctaaatttcacaaacaattacaaagaaattggaagtaacacattgaattaaaagtgaaattttgaagtagaaaaaccgaaacagtattttcttctaaaacgTACTACAATAATTTCGAAAAATCGTACAGAAAAATCAGTACATCTAAgtacacaaaaaaatactaatacctctatatttaacaaaaatctgatttatgAATCAACCAGCAGATGTCGCTGTAGCATTAAAAGTCATGGAGCAAAAATCCTTCAACGACACTAAATTATGAATACggctaaattaattttctttctctAAATTCACTTTATGTCTCAGTATGTTTCATAAAACCATTCCTTTATTGGAATACAAAATTGCTTGAGTACAAAATATGTTCCTTAATAAagctgtattgattttttttttttttatctaatcttAGCATACCTTTTAGGCCTGTATCTTTTTCTGCAGCCGGGAATTAAAGCAAACTACCCACAGTACTCAATTAGTTCAGTGGAATGAGggtaaaaccaaataaaacacattataaaacatacttcacacaatattcaaaagaacaaagctaaaaaaaattacCACAGGGAAATGTACAAAGCGAGTTAAGTTGGTAAAAAGAGTGAAAATGGGTCACAGCATTATTAGCCTTTTTCTAATGTGCATCATCTAATGCATCACAAGGCCATTATTGAGGGgccaaatacaaaaacattccCCCTGGAAACAGAGGGGGACATTAGAGAGATTTCAAATTAATCGCACTGTATCTAGTTTTGGGTCTAAGGACTGAAACCCATTCAGGTTCTGGTTTGAAACTTCTCTATGGTGCGCATGCATGTGGTTACAGTGGTTTCTGACTTCGCCTCACTGCTGAGGAAAATTACACATAATACAGATAATTATGCTATGTGACAAGCTTTTAAGCTGTCTGTTTCTGCAAATGGTCACATTTTCTGTGTATTTAGACCACCTTCATTTCAAAAGGGAGAAACCATGGGGACTAGCTCGCACATTCTGCccgacataaaagaaaaaaaaaattaaattaaaacaatggctCCCTGATATACCGGTTATATGGTTGAAGTGCCTTGTGACAATGAGAGCATGACTAACCTTGCTTTTAAACTTGAAATCCCCATCAAATCTGTGGGTAGATGCTAAACGGtctcatgctgaaaaaaaaaaaaagcctaagcTGGTTGACTGGTTTCAGCTGGTCATCCAgcctggtcttagctggtcagACTAGGAGACAGCTggaacaaccagctaaaaccagcttgaccagcCTGGCCAGGGTGGGAGACCAGCTAAACCCAGCTACTTCCAGCTTAAAATGGTAAatggtaaattccatcaggtgcgtgatttcacatagagcagctgttactacacaaagctgttgttaactgacaagctgcgcaaatccatgctgataatgaacgttGATTTGCGCAgtt
This window of the Cyprinus carpio isolate SPL01 chromosome A21, ASM1834038v1, whole genome shotgun sequence genome carries:
- the LOC109113198 gene encoding sialidase-3-like isoform X3 — encoded protein: MDDKTTIFKQEQPQRWWFWKRQVTYRIPALIYISENKTYLAFAEKRKTPRDIDADKLVMRRGLWEDKKKIEWDSGHELLTSACLPNHRSMNPCPVYERESKTLFLFFICVPDGVSETSQIKAKKNQTRLCYVTSQDTGKIWSDIIELKDVISEKEKNWATFAVGPGHGIQMKDGRLIIPACVYYFVEPNAPISHAVTFYSDDQGHTWHVGKLMEGESNECQMAEIIDDSGQSLLYCNARSTSGFRVEALSTSSGEAFEKPVPVQKLTETDKGCQGSVLNIPSPALLLYSHPTDKNERKNLGIYVNKSPFNPNQWNYKSTICNGPSGYSDLAECENREYIACLMECGQKKETEEIAFKFFKISDAVESPQVDSP
- the LOC109113198 gene encoding sialidase-3-like isoform X2, which codes for MGNKTPSRSKTGCLKEINKTTIFKQEQPQTWCCCCKKQVSYRIPALVYLSVDQTFLAFAEKRKTLSDTNAEVLVLRRGTWKDAKNQEVEWDSGHQVLSSACLPNHRSMNPCPVYERESKTLFLFFICVPDGVSETSQIKAKKNQTRLCYVTSQDTGKIWSDIIELKDVISEKEKNWATFAVGPGHGIQMKDGRLIIPACVYYFVEPNAPISHAVTFYSDDQGHTWHVGKLMEGESNECQMAEIIDDSGQSLLYCNARSTSGFRVEALSTSSGEAFEKPVPVQKLTETDKGCQGSVLNIPSPALLLYSHPTDKNERKNLGIYVNKSPFNPNQWNYKSTICNGPSGYSDLAECENREYIACLMECGQKKETEEIAFKFFKISDAVESPQVDSP
- the wdr73 gene encoding WD repeat-containing protein 73, with the translated sequence MDISSDESDDWFIESLNTYKDLHVFQLEHPTKVIEWTGDKSICVAGYTGAKSEILELLLPLKLYAGENQGLCAERDFKVQHGGFSEEPIESLIHISGTRCVVTSGSSSSTLQIWDIGGDDSDVIKRTGVINLKSTSVKGCKIAPGLTDEPAVLHGSCISEVQLTEIATGRVLYTVGKESSDSVSGLQFVNACVFLICASDGTLFMGDTRDPSTCHYPLEDSKSGLHWAFGLRSDSSQSEPSGCTVARLSSSGHMLLSDLRNLQSPFCQTQLNVQQNTSKNDFLNVSWAPVLNRCLSVSGFDGTVHIYNTINWSTEGQSPQPVFSHRGHEMSDEAKYSGSLPVVTTHSWHQSRPKTLLSAATDGSLHVWDWVDKIIDR